The following coding sequences are from one Sphaeramia orbicularis chromosome 11, fSphaOr1.1, whole genome shotgun sequence window:
- the cks1b gene encoding cyclin-dependent kinases regulatory subunit 1, whose protein sequence is MSHKQIYYSDKYDDGNYEYRHVMLPKEIAKRVPNTHLMSETEWRNLGVQQSQGWVHYMIHQPEPHILLFRRPLTTPKS, encoded by the exons ATGTCACACAAACAGATCTACTATTCAGATAAATATGACGATGGCAATTACGAATATAG GCATGTAATGCTCCCCAAAGAGATCGCAAAGCGTGTGCCCAATACCCACTTAATGTCTGAGACTGAATGGAGGAACCTTGGGGTCCAGCAAAGCCAAGGATGGGTTCACTACATGATCCACCAGCCAG AGCCCCACATCTTGCTGTTCCGGCGCCCCCTGACAACCCCCAAATCATAA